A portion of the Fulvia fulva chromosome 1, complete sequence genome contains these proteins:
- a CDS encoding ATP-dependent RNA helicase dbp8 — MERPAKRRRLSQDALSSSASEAEEQTAPPREALPSTSPAISRIKKRAVQPAPQSDLPPTTTDLESLPTSIQDVIDQDDTATFTSLGTDKWLVSALSHMSIKYPTRIQKATVPQILAGRDCIGGSRTGSGKTIAFGLPILQTWARQPSGIFALILTPTRELALQIYEQFQAIGGSQGIKCVLVTGGADMRQQAIALSNRPHVVIATPGRLADHVTNSGEDTIKGLKKVKFVVLDEADRLLASGTKGSMIDDVETCLDYLPPGSERQTCLFTATVTPEVRALKELPRAKEQQPVFICEVDIDSLAIPDTLTQTYQLVNVLHKEKYLHILLSTPANVGKTAIIFCNRTETANLLEYMLRLLEHRVTALHSGLQHTDRVNNLARFRAKAARILVATDVASRGLDIPDVGLVINYDLPRKPDDYIHRVGRTARAGRKGTSISLVGQRDVELVKAIEERVGREMVAYAEEKINVESRVIKEALNVVGDKKREAMLAIEEGRDVKGNRRRGFGGMDRKSGSKKRMAAK, encoded by the exons ATGGAGAGGCCTGCGAAGCGTAGAAGATTATCTCAAGATGCGCTTTCCAGCTCGGCATCAGAAGCAGAAGAGCAAACGGCGCCGCCACGAGAAGCTCTCCCTTCGACTTCACCCGCCATCTCACGCATAAAGAAGCGTGCTGTGCAGCCCGCTCCTCAATCTGACTTACCACCGACCACCACGGATCTGGAGAGCCTGCCCACCTCAATCCAAGACGTGATTGATCAAGACGACACCGCGACTTTCACCTCTCTAGGTACCGACAAATGGCTCGTCTCCGCCCTCTCTCACATGTCCATAAAATACCCAACTCGCATTCAAAAAGCCACAGTACCCCAAATCTTAGCCGGTCGCGACTGCATCGGCGGCTCTCGCACCGGATCAGGAAAGACCATCGCATTCGGACTCCCCATTCTCCAGACCTGGGCGCGGCAACCTTCTGGCATATTCGCACTCATCCTCACACCCACCCGCGAGCTGGCTCTCCAGATATATGAGCAGTTCCAAGCCATTGGAGGCAGTCAGGGCATCAAATGTGTGCTGGTCACGGGTGGAGCGGACATGAGGCAACAGGCTATTGCGCTCAGTAATCGGCCGCACGTTGTTATTGCGACGCCGGGGAGGTTGGCGGATCATGTTACTAATTCTGGGGAGGACACGATCAAAGGCTTGAAGAAAGTGAAATTTGTGGTGCTGGATGAGGCGGATCGATTGCTTGCTAGTGGCACGAAAGGGAGCATGATTGATGATGTGGAGACGTGCTTGGATTATCTACCGCCGG GCTCAGAACGACAAACATGCCTCTTCACCGCCACCGTGACACCCGAGGTCCGTGCGCTCAAAGAACTGCCCCGTGCCAAAGAACAACAGCCAGTCTTCATATGCGAGGTGGACATCGACAGTCTAGCAATACCGGACACGCTAACGCAGACGTATCAGCTGGTAAATGTGCTTCACAAGGAGAAGTACCTGCATATACTGCTCTCCACGCCAGCGAATGTGGGGAAAACGGCGATAATTTTCTGCAATCGTACGGAAACGGCGAATTTGCTGGAGTATATGCTCAGATTGCTTGAGCATCGTGTTACGGCGCTGCATTCAGGGTTGCAGCATACAGATCGAGTCAACAATTTGGCGCGGTTTCGAGCCAAGGCGGCAAG AATACTAGTCGCAACAGACGTAGCGTCGCGTGGTCTTGACATCCCCGACGTGGGACTGGTCATCAACTACGACCTACCCCGAAAACCCGACGACTACATCCACCGTGTCGGTCGTACCGCTCGCGCGGGACGTAAGGGTACTTCCATATCGCTCGTGGGGCAGAGAGATGTGGAGCTGGTCAAAGCCATAGAAGAGCGTGTTGGGCGTGAAATGGTTGCTTATGCCGAAGAGAAGATCAATGTCGAGAGTCGCGTGATCAAGGAAGCGCTGAATGTGGTTGGTGATAAGAAGAGAGAGGCTATGCTGGCGATCGAGGAGGGGAGAGATGTGAAAGGAAATCGGAGAAGAG GTTTCGGAGGCATGGATCGAAAATCCGGCAGCAAAAAGCGCATGGCTGCAAAATGA